A single genomic interval of Novosphingobium ginsenosidimutans harbors:
- a CDS encoding class I SAM-dependent methyltransferase encodes MGFANWYDEHVVPRLIRCACSGPAIMKLREKVVPLASGAVFELGCGGGLNQRFYDPARISSYAGVDPSAKGLEFTRAEAQRKGWAHDIRAGTGEAIPFADESFDSVVCTFTLCSVQDPAQTLKEMRRVLKPGGQLLFAEHGAAPDAGVAKWQARIEPVWRRIAGGCHLTRPVGSSIDQCGFALEPLGAQYAPKVPRFAGWMEWGVGVKAG; translated from the coding sequence ATGGGTTTCGCGAATTGGTACGATGAGCATGTTGTTCCGCGGTTGATCCGCTGCGCCTGCTCTGGTCCGGCGATCATGAAACTGCGTGAGAAAGTGGTGCCGCTCGCTTCCGGCGCGGTGTTCGAGCTGGGCTGCGGTGGCGGCTTGAATCAGCGCTTCTATGACCCCGCGCGGATCAGTTCGTATGCCGGGGTCGATCCTTCTGCCAAGGGTCTGGAATTCACGCGCGCCGAAGCGCAGCGAAAAGGTTGGGCCCATGACATCCGGGCCGGAACAGGTGAGGCAATTCCCTTCGCCGACGAAAGCTTCGATTCTGTGGTTTGCACCTTCACGCTTTGCTCGGTGCAGGACCCGGCACAGACCCTGAAGGAGATGCGGCGCGTGCTGAAGCCCGGCGGTCAGTTGCTGTTCGCGGAGCACGGCGCGGCACCCGATGCCGGGGTTGCCAAGTGGCAGGCGCGGATCGAACCGGTCTGGAGGCGGATCGCCGGCGGCTGTCATCTGACGCGTCCGGTCGGCTCGTCGATCGATCAATGCGGCTTCGCGCTGGAGCCGCTGGGCGCGCAATATGCGCCCAAAGTGCCGCGCTTCGCCGGCTGGATGGAATGGGGCGTGGGAGTGAAGGCCGGGTAG